In one window of Brenneria goodwinii DNA:
- a CDS encoding amino acid ABC transporter permease — protein sequence MFDVVTILHDNWMLFLVGQFPNGPLGGVICTLVLSLLAVVLAFPVGVLLGMARISPFRWLRWPAACWVYLLRGIPLLMVVFWTYFCVPLLIGHNINGFTTMLCTLVIYESAYIAEIVRGGIQALPGGQYEASRALGMGYIRAYCAVILPQALYNTLPSLVSQLVSIIKDSTLGYVINVPELTFAANQVNNQLLTKPFEVFAIVALGYYVICFSLTRLANYLEERIARKRRNEGSSVPESENAMLLTEAQSQEGVRG from the coding sequence ATGTTTGATGTCGTGACTATTTTGCATGATAACTGGATGCTGTTTCTGGTCGGACAGTTTCCCAACGGCCCGCTCGGCGGGGTGATCTGCACCTTGGTATTGTCGCTGCTGGCGGTGGTGCTGGCGTTTCCGGTCGGCGTATTGCTGGGGATGGCGCGCATCTCGCCATTTCGCTGGCTGCGCTGGCCCGCGGCGTGCTGGGTTTATCTGCTGCGCGGCATTCCTCTGCTGATGGTGGTGTTCTGGACCTATTTCTGCGTGCCGTTGCTAATCGGCCATAACATCAACGGCTTCACGACGATGCTGTGCACGCTGGTGATTTATGAGAGCGCCTACATCGCGGAGATCGTGCGCGGCGGTATTCAGGCGCTGCCCGGCGGGCAATATGAAGCCTCCCGCGCATTGGGAATGGGCTATATCCGGGCGTATTGCGCGGTGATTTTGCCGCAGGCGCTGTACAACACGCTGCCGAGCCTGGTTAGCCAACTGGTGTCGATCATCAAGGACAGTACGCTTGGCTATGTGATTAACGTGCCGGAGCTGACTTTCGCGGCAAATCAGGTCAATAACCAACTGCTGACGAAACCGTTTGAAGTGTTTGCCATCGTTGCGCTGGGTTACTACGTCATCTGTTTCAGTCTGACTAGGCTGGCGAATTATCTGGAGGAACGTATTGCGCGCAAACGCCGCAATGAGGGGAGTTCGGTTCCGGAAAGCGAAAACGCCATGCTGTTAACCGAAGCGCAGTCACAAGAAGGAGTTCGAGGATGA
- a CDS encoding amino acid ABC transporter ATP-binding protein, with protein MRPIILFNKVNKWYGDYQALTDLNAEIKSGEVVVVCGPSGSGKSTLIRTVNRLEPINDGQILFDGMDIHGSSARLNQLRTRIGFVFQNFNLFPHISVLDNIILSPVKVLGIKRSQAKQYAGELLERVGLSHKANAYPAQLSGGQQQRVAIARALAMKPPVMLFDEPTSALDPEMVGEVLSVMRSLAQDGMTMMCVTHEMNFAREVADTIWFMDQGVILEKSTPEKFFTAPEHPRVRRFLSDLRQH; from the coding sequence ATGAGACCGATAATTTTGTTCAACAAAGTTAACAAATGGTATGGCGATTATCAGGCTCTGACCGATCTGAATGCCGAGATTAAAAGCGGCGAGGTGGTGGTGGTTTGCGGTCCGTCCGGTTCCGGGAAATCGACGCTGATCCGTACCGTTAACCGCCTGGAGCCGATCAATGACGGGCAAATTCTGTTTGACGGCATGGATATTCACGGCAGCAGCGCCCGCTTGAACCAACTGCGTACGCGTATTGGCTTTGTGTTTCAGAATTTCAATCTGTTCCCGCATATTTCGGTGCTGGATAACATCATATTGTCGCCGGTCAAAGTGCTGGGCATCAAGCGTTCGCAGGCGAAACAATACGCGGGAGAATTGCTTGAACGCGTCGGTCTGTCTCATAAGGCCAATGCCTATCCGGCGCAGTTATCCGGCGGGCAGCAGCAGAGGGTGGCGATTGCCCGGGCGCTGGCGATGAAGCCGCCGGTGATGCTGTTTGACGAACCGACCAGCGCGCTGGATCCGGAAATGGTGGGCGAAGTGCTCAGCGTGATGCGTAGTCTGGCGCAGGATGGTATGACCATGATGTGCGTCACCCATGAGATGAACTTCGCCCGTGAGGTGGCGGACACCATCTGGTTTATGGATCAGGGTGTTATCCTTGAAAAATCCACGCCGGAGAAATTTTTCACCGCTCCTGAGCATCCCAGGGTACGGCGTTTCCTCAGCGATCTGCGTCAACACTGA
- a CDS encoding EmmdR/YeeO family multidrug/toxin efflux MATE transporter → MTKLKDTEWYKKRYSNRVLFWREISPLAFPIFIEGLCVVLMGVFSTFLVSWLGKEAMAAVGLADSFNMLIIAFFTAVALGTAVVVAFSLGQRNRKQARAASRQSISLLVLVSFLLVILVEFAGSEIIDLIAGEADDNVKSLALIFLKWTVWGYPALAVALVGCGALRGAGNSKLPMVINIGMNILNIVISSLLIYGFYSWDGFGFIGAGIGITISRYIGALFVILTLMHGFKGALRIPFKSYFAPFTSAILYEVLSIGIPASVESVMFNVGKLITQRFVAGMGTEVIAGNFIAFSIVALINLPGNSLASASTIIVGTRLGKGQIMQSIRQLNYIFWLSNIGLCLLAILSIPSAKFMASFYTDEPEVIEVAKHLIWLNALFTPFWAASWVLPAGLKGAKDASYTMWIAVAGMWGCRIIAGYILGVMLGFGVIGVWMGMFLDWIVRGFFYYRRMTSGRWLWRYRDQMPAHVK, encoded by the coding sequence ATGACAAAGTTGAAAGACACTGAGTGGTATAAGAAACGCTATTCAAACCGTGTCCTATTTTGGCGAGAGATTTCTCCGCTTGCTTTTCCCATCTTCATTGAGGGTCTGTGCGTCGTCCTGATGGGCGTATTCAGTACCTTTCTTGTCAGTTGGCTGGGCAAAGAAGCGATGGCGGCCGTTGGTCTGGCCGACAGTTTTAACATGCTGATTATCGCGTTTTTTACCGCCGTCGCTCTGGGCACCGCCGTCGTCGTGGCATTCAGTCTGGGCCAGCGCAATAGAAAACAGGCCAGAGCCGCCTCTCGCCAATCCATATCCCTGCTGGTACTGGTGTCGTTTCTGTTGGTGATATTGGTCGAATTTGCCGGCTCCGAAATTATCGATCTGATTGCCGGTGAGGCGGACGATAATGTCAAAAGTCTGGCATTGATCTTCCTGAAGTGGACGGTCTGGGGATATCCCGCTCTGGCGGTCGCCCTGGTAGGATGCGGCGCGCTGCGAGGCGCCGGGAATAGCAAACTGCCGATGGTCATTAATATCGGAATGAATATTCTCAATATTGTCATCAGCAGCCTATTGATTTATGGCTTCTATTCCTGGGACGGCTTCGGCTTTATCGGCGCAGGCATCGGGATCACCATCTCCCGTTATATCGGCGCGCTATTCGTCATTCTGACGCTGATGCACGGCTTCAAGGGCGCGCTGCGAATCCCCTTTAAATCCTACTTTGCCCCTTTCACCTCCGCTATTTTATATGAGGTTCTCAGCATCGGTATTCCCGCCAGCGTTGAATCGGTCATGTTCAACGTCGGCAAACTGATCACGCAGCGTTTTGTCGCCGGTATGGGAACAGAGGTCATTGCCGGGAACTTCATCGCCTTTTCCATTGTGGCCTTGATTAACCTGCCCGGTAACTCCCTGGCCTCGGCCTCTACCATCATTGTCGGTACGCGGTTAGGCAAAGGGCAAATCATGCAGTCTATCCGGCAACTGAATTACATTTTCTGGCTTTCAAATATTGGTTTGTGCCTGCTGGCCATTCTTTCCATCCCAAGCGCAAAATTTATGGCGTCGTTTTATACCGATGAACCGGAAGTGATTGAAGTGGCTAAACACCTCATTTGGCTCAACGCCCTGTTTACGCCCTTCTGGGCCGCTTCATGGGTATTGCCCGCCGGGCTAAAAGGAGCAAAAGACGCCAGCTATACCATGTGGATCGCGGTGGCCGGCATGTGGGGATGCCGGATTATCGCCGGATATATTCTTGGCGTTATGCTCGGATTCGGCGTTATCGGCGTATGGATGGGGATGTTTCTGGACTGGATCGTTCGCGGTTTCTTTTACTATCGCCGCATGACGAGCGGGCGCTGGCTGTGGCGCTATCGAGATCAAATGCCGGCGCACGTTAAATGA